The following coding sequences lie in one Apium graveolens cultivar Ventura chromosome 1, ASM990537v1, whole genome shotgun sequence genomic window:
- the LOC141712157 gene encoding uncharacterized protein LOC141712157 has product MDSIVMRFGIPVILVSDNGPQFVGSDFEAYLRELGIKHKRAFVAHPQGNGQVEVNNRTILRVLEKRLEESKKTWPDELSKVLWSYRTTPKTGTGKTPFKLAYDIEAQLPVETGSPSHRVANFEEI; this is encoded by the coding sequence ATGGATTCAATcgtgatgaggttcgggatcccggTAATTTTGGTCTCGGACAACGGCCCACAGTTTGTCGGATCTGATTTTGAAGCATACCTAAGGGAGCTGGGCATCAAGCATAAGAGAGCATTTGTAGCACACCCCCAGGGGAACGGACAAGTGGAGGTAAACAATAGGACCATACTCCGAGTTTTAGAGAAAAGGTTAGAAGAGTCTAAGAAGACCTGGCCAGATGAACTCTCGAAAGTCTTATGGTCCTACAGGACCACCCCCAAGACAGGAACTGGGAAAACCCCTTTCAAACTTGCCTACGACATCGAAGCCCAACTACCAGTTGAAACCGGATCACCATCGCACAGAGTCGCCAATTTTGAGGAAATCTAA